One genomic segment of Balneolaceae bacterium includes these proteins:
- a CDS encoding CRISPR-associated endonuclease Cas3'' — protein sequence MKGEPTSFWAKLNQNEEGEILEWHSLIAHSADVAAVTESLFTRTILNQRIASLIGWEKLSDAHVARLSVLAAIHDAGKVNHGFQNKMYKSKQPKAGHVSPIVELLDADLKYQEMFLIPLGIDKVLQWFPDQIPAIHFLLATWGHHGRPVPIQHHFKATLWKETDGRNPRKV from the coding sequence ATGAAAGGAGAACCAACCAGTTTTTGGGCAAAACTTAATCAAAATGAAGAGGGTGAAATCCTGGAATGGCATTCATTAATAGCTCATTCAGCAGATGTGGCCGCTGTAACGGAATCACTTTTTACCCGGACCATTTTAAACCAACGTATAGCGTCACTCATTGGCTGGGAAAAATTATCCGATGCGCATGTCGCTCGTCTTTCGGTTCTTGCAGCTATCCATGATGCCGGTAAGGTTAATCACGGTTTTCAGAATAAAATGTACAAATCCAAACAACCGAAGGCCGGACATGTTTCCCCAATTGTTGAGTTGCTTGATGCGGATCTCAAATACCAAGAAATGTTTTTGATTCCCCTTGGTATTGATAAGGTCTTGCAATGGTTTCCTGATCAAATTCCCGCCATTCATTTTTTGCTTGCTACGTGGGGCCATCACGGGCGACCGGTTCCTATTCAACATCATTTTAAAGCTACCTTATGGAAAGAAACCGATGGCAGAAATCCTAGAAAGGTTTAA